A single Agrobacterium vitis DNA region contains:
- a CDS encoding conjugal transfer protein TrbF produces MAGRTPPDNPYIAARTEWNERYGSYVKAAAAWRLVGVTGMTMAVVGFSYALYQSTQVKLVPYIVEVDKLGTASSAGFPQQIEYADPRVVRATLGSFVSNFRSVSPDAVVQKQYIDRTYALLRTSDPATEKVNAWFRSSSPFEKAKNATVAVEVNNIVALSNQSYQIDWTESERDRRGKETATRRFRGIATVTLTPPQDEGVIRLNPIGLYLRDLDWTAQL; encoded by the coding sequence ATGGCCGGACGCACCCCGCCCGACAATCCCTATATCGCTGCGAGAACGGAATGGAACGAGCGCTACGGCTCCTATGTCAAGGCGGCCGCGGCCTGGCGTCTGGTCGGCGTCACCGGGATGACCATGGCGGTGGTCGGCTTCAGCTACGCTCTTTACCAGAGCACGCAGGTCAAGCTGGTGCCCTATATCGTGGAGGTCGACAAGCTCGGCACGGCGTCAAGCGCCGGTTTCCCGCAGCAGATCGAATATGCCGATCCGCGCGTGGTGCGCGCCACGCTTGGCAGTTTCGTTTCGAACTTCCGGTCGGTGTCGCCGGATGCGGTCGTGCAGAAACAATATATCGACCGCACCTATGCACTGCTTCGGACCTCGGATCCTGCGACAGAAAAGGTCAACGCCTGGTTTCGCTCCTCCTCTCCATTCGAGAAAGCAAAGAACGCAACGGTTGCCGTCGAGGTCAACAACATCGTCGCGCTGTCGAACCAGAGCTACCAGATCGACTGGACCGAATCCGAGCGAGACCGCCGCGGCAAGGAGACAGCCACGCGCCGGTTCCGCGGGATTGCTACCGTCACACTGACGCCACCGCAGGACGAGGGCGTCATCCGGCTTAACCCAATCGGACTCTATCTCCGGGATCTCGACTGGACCGCGCAGCTTTGA
- the trbL gene encoding P-type conjugative transfer protein TrbL, which produces MVVVCPSRKLETALIVIAILTLATAPALAQQGSVLTTLENQVVTAAKGWETTIMNAARSLFWILAGIEIGIAAVWLAINAASLDAWFAELVRRIMFIGLFAFILDRGPALAKAVVDSLFQIGAGGGSASPANIFDAGIRVASKMSEQAKFGLWEDNALAIAAVFAMIVVVVAFSLVAAIFVAVMVEMYVGLLAGMIMLGLGGSSYTKDFAVRYLVYAFSVGMKLMALVMIAKIGSDILIGLAEAPTATSDQFITTIGIAGSVVVFIIAMYVPPIIQGVVQGASVSGGMEAIRHGGQAASFAAGAAFLTAGAASKGFQAASAARAGGASLGSAAMRGMEAGIGGASSAVGSAAREKAIGSPGAYAGSLLGLANAKLDQTPQTGRPSTPPPPPPVNENK; this is translated from the coding sequence ATGGTAGTCGTCTGCCCGTCCCGCAAGCTCGAAACCGCTCTCATCGTCATCGCGATCCTGACTCTTGCGACAGCGCCGGCGCTTGCCCAACAGGGTTCCGTCCTCACCACGCTGGAGAACCAGGTCGTCACCGCCGCCAAGGGATGGGAGACGACAATCATGAACGCGGCACGGTCCCTGTTCTGGATCCTCGCGGGGATCGAGATCGGTATTGCTGCCGTGTGGCTGGCTATCAATGCGGCAAGCCTCGACGCGTGGTTCGCCGAGCTCGTGCGTCGGATCATGTTCATCGGTCTCTTCGCCTTCATCCTTGATCGCGGCCCGGCGCTCGCGAAGGCGGTGGTGGACAGCCTGTTCCAGATCGGCGCCGGCGGGGGCTCCGCTTCGCCGGCCAACATTTTCGATGCCGGTATCCGCGTAGCCTCCAAAATGTCGGAACAGGCGAAGTTCGGGCTTTGGGAGGATAACGCACTGGCGATCGCCGCCGTCTTTGCAATGATCGTGGTCGTCGTCGCCTTTTCGCTCGTCGCAGCGATCTTCGTCGCCGTCATGGTCGAAATGTATGTAGGACTGCTGGCCGGCATGATCATGCTCGGTTTGGGTGGCAGCTCCTATACCAAGGATTTCGCGGTCCGTTACCTCGTCTACGCCTTCTCCGTCGGCATGAAGCTGATGGCACTGGTCATGATCGCCAAGATCGGTTCCGACATCCTGATCGGGCTGGCCGAAGCGCCGACGGCGACCTCCGACCAGTTCATCACCACAATCGGCATCGCCGGCTCCGTCGTCGTGTTCATCATCGCCATGTATGTCCCGCCGATCATCCAGGGCGTCGTCCAGGGAGCATCGGTCTCGGGCGGCATGGAGGCGATCCGGCATGGCGGGCAGGCGGCTTCGTTCGCGGCTGGCGCCGCCTTCCTCACGGCAGGCGCTGCCAGCAAAGGTTTTCAGGCGGCGAGCGCCGCAAGGGCAGGGGGAGCGTCACTTGGCTCTGCCGCCATGCGCGGCATGGAAGCTGGCATCGGCGGCGCGAGCAGCGCAGTCGGTTCGGCAGCAAGGGAAAAAGCAATCGGATCGCCCGGCGCCTATGCCGGCTCACTGCTCGGTCTTGCAAACGCCAAGCTCGACCAGACCCCGCAAACCGGCAGGCCTTCGACGCCTCCTCCGCCTCCACCCGTCAACGAAAACAAGTAA
- the trbK gene encoding entry exclusion protein TrbK: MSPRILIVLAVAGVVAFGGGVIVWVVVQPDAATETPAGTSGSGAAQREHRERFFGGDPDRDVRGGQEMKPRW; the protein is encoded by the coding sequence GTGAGCCCGCGCATCCTCATCGTCCTCGCCGTCGCGGGTGTGGTCGCCTTTGGAGGCGGCGTGATTGTCTGGGTGGTGGTTCAACCGGATGCTGCGACTGAAACACCGGCCGGGACGTCCGGTTCTGGCGCAGCGCAACGCGAGCACCGGGAGCGCTTCTTCGGCGGCGACCCGGATCGCGACGTGCGTGGCGGGCAGGAAATGAAGCCGCGATGGTAG
- the trbJ gene encoding P-type conjugative transfer protein TrbJ, translated as MITAIMIPFALPLPAYAGGVTGQATEWTQLANNAELISLVGKSAEQVNNQITQISQLAEQIQNQINIYKNLLQNTAQLPDHIWGQIENDLNKLQNIVAQGQGVAFSMGNIDDVLKQRFRSFADMKSNLPDGASFSSTYQNWSDTNRDTIAGTLKAANLTAEQFSSEESTMSSLRSMSESADGQMKALQVGHQIATQQVAQMQKLRGLVSQQTTMMGTWFQSEQARQDLAQARREKFFNAPTNDIRGGQAMEPRW; from the coding sequence ATGATCACGGCCATCATGATCCCGTTCGCTCTTCCGCTTCCGGCATATGCGGGCGGTGTCACCGGGCAGGCCACAGAGTGGACGCAGCTCGCCAACAATGCGGAACTCATCAGTCTCGTCGGCAAGTCGGCCGAGCAGGTGAACAATCAGATCACCCAGATCAGCCAGCTTGCCGAGCAGATCCAGAACCAGATCAACATCTACAAAAACCTGCTGCAGAATACCGCCCAGCTTCCGGATCATATCTGGGGCCAGATCGAGAACGACCTCAACAAGCTCCAGAACATCGTCGCGCAAGGGCAGGGTGTCGCGTTTTCGATGGGCAACATCGACGACGTCCTGAAGCAGCGCTTCCGGAGTTTTGCCGACATGAAGAGCAACCTGCCGGACGGCGCGAGCTTTTCGTCGACCTATCAGAACTGGTCCGACACCAATCGCGACACGATCGCCGGCACACTGAAGGCGGCTAACCTCACGGCCGAGCAGTTTTCCAGCGAGGAATCCACCATGTCCTCGCTGCGCTCGATGTCGGAGAGCGCCGACGGCCAGATGAAGGCCCTGCAGGTGGGGCACCAGATCGCCACCCAGCAGGTGGCGCAGATGCAGAAGCTGCGTGGGTTGGTGTCGCAGCAGACCACGATGATGGGAACATGGTTTCAGTCGGAACAGGCGAGACAAGACCTCGCCCAGGCCCGACGCGAAAAATTCTTCAACGCGCCGACCAATGACATTCGCGGCGGCCAGGCGATGGAGCCGCGCTGGTGA
- a CDS encoding conjugal transfer protein TrbD: protein MAEPGSNLARSRVHRALSRPNLLMGADRELVLLTGLAAAILIFVVLTWYAALFGMALWLAAVAALRMMAKADPLMRRVYLRHVSYRSLYRPTSTPWRKF from the coding sequence ATGGCTGAGCCAGGCTCCAACCTTGCCCGTTCGCGGGTGCATCGGGCGCTATCACGCCCGAACCTGCTGATGGGCGCCGACCGCGAACTGGTGTTGCTCACAGGCCTTGCCGCCGCGATCCTGATCTTCGTGGTGCTGACCTGGTACGCCGCGCTGTTCGGTATGGCCCTCTGGCTGGCCGCGGTCGCCGCCCTCCGCATGATGGCGAAGGCCGATCCGCTGATGCGCCGCGTCTATCTGCGGCACGTGTCCTATCGATCCCTCTACCGGCCCACCTCGACGCCGTGGCGCAAGTTCTGA
- the trbC gene encoding conjugal transfer pilin TrbC — MSHKTSITIALAAFAAVSCIGLADAAFASSGGSLPWESPLQQIQQSITGPVAGFIALAAVAIAGGMLIFGGELNDFARRLCYVALVGGVLLGATQIVALFGATGASIGEIEARTGSGIVELWATLRPEGEGAHG; from the coding sequence ATGTCGCATAAGACCAGTATTACTATTGCACTTGCGGCATTCGCCGCCGTCTCCTGCATCGGTTTGGCAGATGCGGCATTCGCCTCTTCGGGCGGTAGTCTGCCGTGGGAATCTCCGCTGCAACAGATCCAGCAATCCATCACCGGGCCGGTTGCCGGCTTCATCGCGCTCGCGGCCGTCGCCATCGCCGGCGGCATGCTGATCTTCGGTGGCGAACTCAACGACTTCGCCAGGAGGCTTTGCTATGTCGCCCTTGTTGGCGGCGTGTTGCTCGGCGCGACCCAGATCGTTGCACTGTTTGGAGCGACCGGCGCTTCTATCGGAGAGATCGAGGCCCGGACCGGGTCTGGGATCGTCGAACTGTGGGCAACACTTCGACCGGAAGGGGAGGGGGCTCATGGCTGA
- the trbB gene encoding P-type conjugative transfer ATPase TrbB — MTQLRSHSRLVRKLQDALGDQLCVALDDATVVEIMLNPDGKLFIERLGHGVAPAGHLSPAAAEVIIGSVAHVLQSEADDQQPIISGELPIGGHRFEGLLPPVVSGPSFTIRRRASRLIPLDDYVKQKIMTEAQASVLRSAIASRMNIMISGGTGSGKTTLANAVIAEIVGNAPDDRIVILEDTAEIQCAAENAVALHTSDTIDMARLLKSTMRLRPDRIILGEVRDGAALTLLKAWNTGHPGGVTTIHSNTAMSALRRLEQLTAEVSQQPMQEVIGEAVDLIVSIERTGKGRRVREVIHVEGFTNSRYRTEHYAQIDEDSHVA; from the coding sequence GTGACCCAGTTGCGCTCCCATTCGCGTCTCGTGCGCAAACTGCAGGACGCTCTCGGTGATCAGCTCTGTGTCGCGCTTGATGATGCGACAGTCGTCGAGATCATGCTCAACCCCGATGGCAAGCTCTTCATCGAGCGCCTGGGTCATGGGGTTGCCCCCGCAGGCCACCTCAGCCCCGCCGCAGCGGAAGTGATCATTGGCAGCGTCGCCCACGTACTGCAATCCGAGGCCGACGACCAGCAACCGATCATCTCCGGCGAATTGCCAATCGGCGGCCACCGCTTCGAGGGGCTGCTTCCACCGGTTGTTTCCGGACCGAGTTTCACGATCCGGCGTCGCGCGTCGCGCCTGATCCCGCTCGACGATTATGTGAAGCAAAAGATCATGACCGAGGCGCAGGCCTCGGTTCTGCGCAGCGCAATCGCGTCTCGCATGAACATCATGATTTCGGGAGGCACGGGCTCGGGCAAAACGACGCTCGCCAATGCAGTCATAGCCGAAATCGTCGGGAATGCGCCGGACGATCGGATTGTCATCCTGGAGGACACGGCCGAGATTCAGTGCGCGGCCGAGAACGCCGTGGCGCTCCATACAAGCGACACGATCGATATGGCCCGGCTTCTCAAGAGCACGATGCGCTTGCGGCCCGATCGCATCATCCTCGGAGAGGTCCGCGACGGGGCGGCGCTCACGCTGCTCAAGGCATGGAATACAGGGCATCCCGGCGGGGTCACCACCATTCATTCTAACACGGCGATGTCGGCTCTCCGCCGGCTCGAGCAACTGACCGCGGAAGTGAGCCAACAGCCGATGCAGGAAGTGATCGGCGAGGCAGTGGACCTGATCGTGTCGATAGAACGAACGGGGAAGGGGAGGCGGGTCCGCGAGGTCATCCATGTCGAGGGCTTCACCAACTCCCGCTACCGGACCGAACACTACGCCCAGATCGATGAGGATAGCCATGTCGCATAA
- a CDS encoding acyl-homoserine-lactone synthase → MRILTVSPDQYERNRSFLKQMHRLRATVFGVRLEWEVSITAEEERDQYDGYKPTYLLAITDSGLVAGCARLLPAAGPTMLERTFPQLLETGSLVAHSGMVESSRFCVDTALASRRDASQLHLATLTLFAGIIEWSMASGYSEIVTATDLRFERILKRAGWPMRRLGQPVAIGNTIAIAGSLRADRASFEHVCPPEYHSIPRIDAASIRSVA, encoded by the coding sequence ATGCGGATACTGACAGTCTCGCCGGACCAATACGAACGTAATCGAAGCTTCCTCAAACAAATGCACCGTCTTCGCGCGACGGTGTTCGGCGTCCGCCTGGAATGGGAGGTCTCCATAACAGCCGAGGAAGAGCGCGACCAGTACGATGGTTACAAGCCGACCTACCTTCTGGCGATTACCGATAGTGGACTTGTCGCAGGTTGCGCCCGTCTTCTTCCGGCTGCCGGCCCCACGATGCTGGAGCGGACTTTTCCCCAACTCCTCGAAACGGGCTCACTCGTCGCGCATTCCGGGATGGTGGAGAGCTCGCGTTTCTGTGTCGATACCGCGCTTGCCTCGCGGAGGGATGCAAGCCAACTGCATCTGGCCACGCTCACCCTGTTCGCCGGCATCATCGAATGGTCGATGGCGAGCGGCTACAGCGAGATCGTCACGGCAACCGATCTTCGTTTCGAGCGCATCCTGAAGCGCGCCGGATGGCCGATGCGACGGCTCGGCCAACCGGTCGCAATCGGCAACACCATCGCCATCGCGGGAAGCCTGCGGGCCGATCGTGCCAGCTTCGAGCATGTTTGCCCACCGGAATATCATTCGATCCCGAGGATCGATGCAGCCTCGATCAGGAGCGTCGCGTGA
- the repA gene encoding plasmid partitioning protein RepA, with amino-acid sequence MSKAAAISRNDRPSVDITIGEHAEQLSSQLQAMSEALFPPTSHKSLRKFTSGEAARLMKISDSTLRKMTLAGEGPQPELASNGRRFYTLGQINEIRQMLAGSTRGRESIDFVPHRRGSEHLQVIAVTNFKGGSGKTTTSAHLAQYLALQGYRVLAVDLDPQASLSALLGVLPETDVGANETLYAAIRYDETRRPLRDVIRPTYFDGLHLVPGNLELMEFEHTTPKALTDKGTRDGLFFTRVAQAFDEVADDYDVVVIDCPPQLGFLTLSGLCAATSMVITVHPQMLDIASMSQFLLMTRDLLGVVKEAGGNLQYDFIRYLLTRYEPQDAPQTKVTALLRNMFEDHVLTNPMVKSAAVSDAGLTKQTLYEIGRENLTRSTYDRAMESLDAVNSEIEALIKMAWGRV; translated from the coding sequence GTGAGCAAAGCCGCTGCCATATCCCGAAATGATCGCCCGTCGGTAGATATTACCATTGGTGAGCATGCTGAGCAGCTCAGCTCTCAGCTTCAAGCGATGAGCGAGGCTTTGTTTCCTCCGACGTCGCACAAGAGCTTGCGCAAATTCACCTCGGGTGAAGCCGCACGCTTGATGAAAATATCTGACTCAACTCTTCGAAAGATGACACTGGCTGGCGAAGGGCCGCAGCCTGAACTCGCCAGCAACGGACGGCGCTTTTACACCCTCGGTCAGATAAACGAAATCCGGCAGATGCTTGCCGGCTCGACTCGAGGACGTGAAAGCATTGATTTTGTGCCTCATCGTCGCGGTTCTGAGCATTTGCAAGTCATTGCCGTAACCAACTTCAAAGGTGGATCGGGGAAGACGACGACGTCCGCTCATCTTGCACAGTATCTGGCGTTGCAAGGTTACAGGGTTCTCGCAGTGGATCTTGATCCGCAGGCTAGTCTTTCAGCACTCCTCGGCGTTCTGCCAGAAACTGATGTCGGTGCAAACGAAACGCTCTATGCGGCTATTCGGTATGACGAGACACGTCGTCCGTTGCGAGATGTGATCCGACCGACGTATTTTGATGGTCTTCACCTTGTTCCTGGAAATCTCGAGCTTATGGAGTTCGAGCATACCACCCCGAAAGCATTGACTGACAAAGGTACGCGCGACGGATTGTTCTTCACTCGCGTGGCCCAAGCCTTTGATGAGGTCGCCGACGATTACGATGTCGTGGTCATCGACTGCCCTCCTCAGCTTGGGTTTCTGACTCTCAGCGGGTTGTGTGCTGCAACATCAATGGTAATCACCGTACATCCTCAGATGCTGGATATCGCTTCCATGAGCCAGTTTCTCCTCATGACACGCGACCTTCTGGGTGTCGTGAAAGAGGCGGGGGGCAATCTCCAGTACGATTTCATACGCTATCTCTTGACGCGCTATGAACCCCAGGACGCGCCGCAGACGAAAGTGACGGCACTGCTGCGCAACATGTTTGAGGATCACGTCCTTACAAATCCCATGGTCAAGTCGGCAGCGGTATCTGATGCCGGTTTAACCAAGCAGACGCTCTATGAGATAGGGCGAGAGAACCTTACGCGGTCGACATACGACCGGGCGATGGAATCTTTAGATGCGGTGAATTCGGAGATCGAGGCTTTGATCAAGATGGCGTGGGGGCGGGTCTAA
- the repB gene encoding plasmid partitioning protein RepB, giving the protein MSRKDAIDTLFLKKQPATDRTAVDKSAVRVRTGAISAMGSSLQEMAEGAKAAARLQDQLAAGEAVVSLDPSMIDGSPIADRLPADVDPKFEQLEASISQEGQQVPILVRPHPEAAGRYQIVYGRRRLRAAVNLRREVSAIVRNLTDRELVVAQGRENLDRADLSFIEKALFALRLEDAGFDRATIIAALSTDKADLSRYITVARGIPLNLATQIGPASKAGRSRWVALAEGLGKPKATDAIEAVLESEQFKHSDSDTRFALIFNAVSKPPAKAPKKVRAWSTPKGKKAATIRQETGRTALVFDERLVPTFGEYVADQLDSLYAQFIETTGGGKRDH; this is encoded by the coding sequence ATGAGCCGCAAAGACGCAATCGATACTTTGTTCCTCAAGAAGCAGCCTGCGACCGATAGAACAGCAGTCGACAAATCCGCCGTTCGTGTCCGTACCGGAGCGATTTCGGCCATGGGTTCGTCTTTGCAAGAGATGGCCGAGGGAGCAAAAGCTGCAGCTCGGCTGCAGGATCAACTGGCTGCGGGCGAAGCCGTCGTGTCCCTGGATCCATCCATGATCGACGGGTCGCCGATCGCGGATCGGCTTCCCGCGGACGTGGATCCGAAATTCGAGCAGCTTGAGGCGAGCATTTCGCAGGAGGGGCAGCAGGTGCCGATTCTTGTCAGACCGCATCCTGAGGCTGCCGGTCGATATCAAATCGTATATGGAAGGCGGCGACTGCGCGCGGCAGTAAATCTGCGCAGAGAGGTTTCTGCAATTGTCCGAAATCTCACGGACCGTGAACTGGTCGTGGCCCAGGGACGCGAAAATCTTGACCGTGCTGACCTCTCGTTCATTGAGAAGGCTCTTTTCGCCCTGCGCCTCGAAGATGCGGGTTTTGATCGGGCCACTATCATTGCCGCGCTTTCCACTGACAAGGCCGACCTCAGCCGCTACATAACGGTAGCCAGGGGCATACCGCTGAACCTCGCCACACAAATCGGTCCAGCATCGAAAGCGGGTCGATCGCGTTGGGTCGCACTTGCCGAGGGGCTTGGGAAGCCTAAAGCAACGGACGCAATCGAAGCGGTGCTTGAGTCAGAGCAGTTCAAGCACTCCGATAGCGATACCCGCTTTGCCCTCATTTTCAACGCCGTTTCAAAGCCGCCCGCTAAGGCTCCAAAAAAGGTAAGGGCCTGGAGCACGCCAAAGGGGAAAAAGGCTGCGACGATCCGACAAGAAACCGGACGAACGGCTCTGGTTTTCGACGAGAGACTGGTGCCAACTTTTGGCGAATATGTCGCTGACCAGTTGGATAGTCTGTACGCCCAATTCATTGAAACAACCGGAGGAGGCAAGCGCGACCACTAG
- the repC gene encoding plasmid replication protein RepC: MQTHISTTSFGRRPMTLGHLASQMAAKAVASDAVANKWQVFQHIRESRELIGATDRSLAILNALLTFYPETALTGGAELVVWPSNEQLMARANGMPATTLRRHLAVLVDCGLIIRRDSPNGKRFARKGRGGQIEQAYGFDLSPIVARAEEFRDLAQAVQAEKKAFRVSKERLTLLRRDIVKMIETGVEEGVPGDWGRVTQTYQGIIGRLPRSAPRQLVESIGHELQDLCTEIRDVLESFAKAMKLDGNESHFGRHKQNSKPNSKSESEYGSGKKVDAGGSVAETDNVRSLPKRELPLGIVLDACPEMQELAQGGTIRHWRDLLVAAELARPMLGISPSAWREARETMGEQHAAITLASIYQRAGQINNAGGYLRSLTDRAKDGKFSTWPMVMALLRAKLDEQKNAAGAGKPRTDQEVEDDSRLHVSESLLKNLRKPRSW, encoded by the coding sequence ATGCAGACGCATATCTCAACGACGTCCTTTGGCCGGCGGCCGATGACACTCGGCCATCTTGCAAGCCAGATGGCCGCAAAAGCGGTCGCATCAGACGCTGTCGCCAACAAATGGCAGGTCTTCCAGCACATCCGTGAATCCCGGGAACTGATCGGAGCCACGGACCGCTCACTCGCGATCCTGAACGCGCTGTTGACGTTTTACCCGGAGACCGCCTTGACTGGTGGCGCCGAACTGGTCGTATGGCCTTCTAACGAGCAGCTGATGGCTCGCGCCAACGGCATGCCCGCCACGACACTACGCCGGCATCTTGCCGTACTGGTTGATTGCGGGCTCATCATTCGCCGCGACAGTCCCAACGGCAAGCGGTTCGCCCGCAAGGGAAGGGGAGGGCAGATCGAGCAGGCCTACGGCTTCGATCTGTCGCCGATCGTAGCGCGGGCCGAAGAGTTCCGAGATTTGGCCCAGGCGGTGCAAGCTGAAAAGAAGGCTTTCCGGGTCTCCAAGGAACGGCTGACTCTACTTCGCCGCGACATCGTCAAAATGATCGAGACTGGCGTCGAAGAAGGCGTTCCCGGAGACTGGGGAAGAGTTACACAGACCTATCAGGGGATCATCGGCCGCTTGCCGCGCTCTGCACCCCGGCAGCTTGTCGAGAGTATTGGTCACGAACTTCAGGACCTCTGCACCGAGATACGTGACGTATTGGAATCATTTGCAAAAGCAATGAAACTGGACGGCAATGAGTCCCATTTCGGTCGCCACAAACAGAATTCAAAACCAAACTCTAAATCTGAATCTGAATACGGCTCTGGAAAAAAAGTAGACGCGGGCGGCAGCGTTGCGGAAACCGACAACGTGCGGAGCTTGCCGAAACGCGAGTTGCCTTTGGGAATCGTGCTGGATGCCTGCCCCGAAATGCAGGAACTGGCCCAGGGAGGGACAATCCGGCATTGGCGCGACTTACTGGTGGCGGCTGAACTTGCCCGGCCGATGCTGGGGATTAGTCCGAGCGCCTGGCGGGAGGCCCGCGAAACCATGGGTGAGCAACACGCGGCGATCACGCTCGCATCGATCTATCAGCGGGCCGGTCAGATCAACAACGCAGGCGGTTATCTGCGCAGCCTGACCGATCGGGCCAAGGACGGAAAGTTTTCAACCTGGCCGATGGTCATGGCGTTGCTCCGGGCGAAGCTGGACGAGCAGAAGAATGCAGCCGGCGCTGGAAAGCCGCGAACTGATCAGGAGGTCGAGGATGACAGCCGCCTCCACGTATCGGAATCGCTGCTGAAAAACCTGCGAAAGCCGAGATCATGGTGA